Proteins encoded together in one Lysinibacillus sp. FSL K6-0232 window:
- the argB gene encoding acetylglutamate kinase, producing the protein MTTFKSMHHTAHKRMVIKLGGSTLEGLNEAFFESFKGLQESGVELIITHGGGPAINRELAAQGITSHTLNGIRVTTKDAMEVVQSTLIGKVNPALVHELTSANITAIGLNGFDGQLMVADFLDKDTYGYVGAVQAINTALLEALLQAGIVPVIACVGANTEGQALNINGDTVASEIALAVGADSLLLVTDVSGIRIEDEYQATATPALIEQWIEEEHIYGGMIPKVQGALDCLHAGIPSVQIVGEALVGTTIITSSSS; encoded by the coding sequence ATGACTACGTTCAAATCAATGCATCATACCGCTCATAAACGTATGGTTATTAAGCTTGGAGGCAGTACGTTGGAGGGCTTGAATGAAGCTTTTTTTGAAAGCTTTAAAGGGCTTCAAGAAAGTGGTGTAGAGCTTATTATTACCCATGGTGGCGGCCCTGCCATTAATCGTGAACTAGCTGCTCAAGGCATTACGTCACATACGTTAAATGGTATACGCGTGACAACTAAAGACGCTATGGAAGTTGTCCAGTCAACGCTAATAGGGAAAGTAAATCCAGCATTAGTTCATGAATTAACAAGCGCTAATATTACAGCAATTGGCTTAAATGGCTTTGACGGTCAGCTAATGGTAGCAGATTTTTTAGATAAAGATACCTATGGCTATGTGGGCGCTGTTCAAGCTATCAACACAGCATTGCTTGAGGCGCTCTTACAAGCAGGCATTGTTCCTGTGATTGCCTGTGTTGGAGCCAATACAGAAGGACAGGCTTTAAATATTAATGGGGATACAGTCGCAAGTGAAATAGCATTAGCGGTAGGAGCAGATAGTCTATTGCTTGTAACAGATGTGAGTGGTATTCGTATTGAGGATGAATATCAAGCAACAGCTACACCCGCCTTAATTGAACAATGGATAGAGGAAGAGCATATATATGGAGGGATGATCCCAAAAGTACAAGGTGCTCTTGATTGTTTACATGCAGGTATTCCATCTGTACAAATTGTAGGAGAAGCGTTAGTAGGGACAACAATTATCACTTCAAGTTCTTCATAA
- a CDS encoding acetylornithine transaminase: protein MSALFGNYGQRRAQIVKGQGTIVEDAAGKQYLDFTSGIAVVSLGHAHPAIVQAVQAQSEKLWHISNLFDILGQEKVAQQLIANTHFAHAFFCNSGAEANEAAIKLARKHTGKHHMITFEKSFHGRTFGAMSATGQGKIHNGFGPLVEKFTILPFNDVASLEAAIDDSVAAIMLEMIQGEGGIHNVTPAFAAAIAKICDEKGILLIVDEVQTGIGRTGTRYAFEQTVLKPHIITLAKGLGGGFPVGAMLGVADLYSTFSPGTHGTTFGGNPLAMSVAEAVLSHVFEPVFLQQVQDKAAYFMEQLTTQLPSHYTLRGQGLLLGIDCGDTEVASLIATAEDKGLLLVSAGPNVIRLLPPLTVTKEEIDKAVAILKTILP, encoded by the coding sequence ATGAGTGCTTTATTTGGAAACTATGGGCAACGTCGCGCACAAATTGTGAAAGGGCAAGGAACGATTGTAGAAGATGCTGCGGGCAAGCAATACTTAGATTTTACAAGTGGCATTGCTGTTGTAAGTCTTGGTCATGCCCATCCAGCTATTGTGCAGGCAGTACAAGCGCAAAGTGAAAAGCTTTGGCATATATCCAACCTTTTTGATATTCTTGGTCAGGAAAAGGTAGCCCAACAATTAATCGCTAATACACATTTTGCTCATGCCTTTTTTTGTAATAGCGGAGCAGAGGCTAATGAAGCCGCGATTAAATTAGCGCGTAAGCATACAGGCAAACATCATATGATTACATTTGAAAAATCATTCCATGGTCGTACATTTGGAGCAATGTCTGCGACAGGTCAAGGCAAAATACATAATGGCTTTGGACCACTTGTTGAAAAGTTTACGATTTTACCATTTAATGATGTTGCGTCATTGGAAGCCGCGATAGATGACTCTGTCGCAGCTATTATGCTGGAGATGATTCAGGGAGAAGGTGGCATTCATAATGTTACGCCAGCATTTGCAGCAGCTATTGCAAAGATTTGTGATGAGAAAGGGATTTTACTGATTGTTGATGAGGTACAAACAGGTATTGGACGTACAGGAACACGCTACGCCTTTGAGCAAACGGTATTAAAGCCACATATTATTACATTGGCAAAGGGCTTAGGTGGTGGCTTCCCTGTTGGCGCTATGCTTGGGGTAGCAGACCTTTATTCGACATTTAGTCCAGGTACACATGGCACTACATTCGGAGGTAATCCTCTTGCTATGAGTGTGGCGGAGGCTGTGTTAAGCCATGTTTTTGAGCCAGTATTTTTACAGCAAGTTCAAGACAAGGCTGCCTATTTTATGGAACAATTAACAACACAGTTACCTTCTCATTATACGCTTCGAGGACAGGGTCTATTATTAGGCATTGACTGTGGTGACACAGAGGTGGCCTCTTTGATTGCAACAGCAGAAGACAAAGGCTTATTGCTAGTAAGCGCAGGGCCAAATGTTATTCGTCTTTTACCACCATTAACAGTAACAAAGGAAGAAATCGATAAGGCTGTAGCTATTTTAAAGACCATTTTACCTTAA
- a CDS encoding NAD-dependent epimerase/dehydratase family protein, which yields MNILVLGGTRFFGQKLVELCLQEGHHVTILTRGQTKHPFGSNVQQFIVDRNNSEALAQALVNSTWDIVYDNICYSPNEAQVICEVLKGKTKKLIFTSTLATYEVDGKIKKEEDFDPFHYPIRMGQREDFSYGEGKRQAEAVLYQKATFPVVTVRFPIVMGEDDYTRRLHVHIERILHNKPITVTNIDAQMSYITDKEAAAFLYFAGMYPIEGPYNATANGTISLKELIALIEQASGKQAKIALVGGDQASQSPYNVPAHWYMSNTKATTAGFTFSQLHEWLPELVTTLVKQFQ from the coding sequence ATGAATATATTAGTTTTAGGAGGTACACGCTTTTTTGGTCAAAAGCTAGTGGAGCTCTGTCTTCAAGAGGGGCATCATGTTACCATTTTAACGCGTGGTCAAACGAAGCATCCGTTCGGCTCAAATGTACAGCAATTCATTGTTGATCGCAATAATAGCGAGGCATTAGCACAAGCACTTGTTAATTCAACATGGGATATTGTCTATGATAATATTTGCTATTCTCCAAACGAAGCACAGGTTATTTGTGAGGTATTAAAGGGGAAAACAAAAAAGCTTATCTTTACTTCTACACTGGCAACCTACGAGGTGGATGGCAAAATAAAAAAAGAGGAAGACTTCGACCCATTCCATTATCCAATTCGTATGGGACAGCGTGAAGATTTCTCCTATGGTGAGGGAAAACGACAAGCAGAGGCTGTTTTATATCAAAAGGCTACATTTCCTGTTGTTACTGTACGCTTTCCAATTGTAATGGGTGAGGATGATTATACACGACGTTTACATGTTCATATTGAGCGTATTTTACACAACAAGCCTATCACTGTAACCAATATTGATGCACAAATGAGCTATATTACAGACAAAGAGGCTGCCGCATTTTTATACTTTGCTGGAATGTATCCAATTGAAGGCCCTTACAATGCAACAGCAAACGGTACAATTTCATTAAAGGAATTAATTGCGCTTATTGAACAAGCCAGTGGTAAGCAGGCGAAAATTGCTCTTGTTGGCGGTGATCAGGCATCCCAATCACCTTATAATGTTCCTGCCCATTGGTATATGTCAAATACAAAAGCAACTACAGCAGGATTTACCTTTAGTCAGCTCCATGAGTGGCTACCTGAATTAGTAACAACCTTAGTAAAGCAGTTTCAATAA